The proteins below are encoded in one region of Clostridium pasteurianum DSM 525 = ATCC 6013:
- a CDS encoding CDP-alcohol phosphatidyltransferase family protein → MKSIPNFISFSRIIFSLTLIFLKPLSTAFYAVYVICGLSDIIDGYIARKTGRASNFGARLDSMADMIMDCILIFILYPIVSPSVEIIIWIILIAVVRLVSMSVAFKKYKTFASIHTYGNKITGVALFMFPMLIPYANTNVLIYIICVMASISAIEELIIQLTSSELKVNRKSIFIK, encoded by the coding sequence ATGAAATCAATACCAAATTTTATATCCTTTAGTAGAATTATTTTTTCTTTAACTTTGATTTTTCTTAAGCCATTAAGTACAGCTTTTTATGCAGTATATGTTATTTGCGGATTAAGTGATATTATTGATGGATACATTGCCAGAAAAACAGGAAGAGCCAGCAACTTTGGTGCAAGGCTCGATTCTATGGCTGATATGATAATGGATTGTATATTAATATTTATACTTTACCCAATTGTAAGTCCTTCAGTAGAAATTATTATTTGGATTATTTTAATTGCTGTTGTGAGATTGGTATCTATGAGTGTGGCCTTTAAGAAATATAAAACCTTTGCGAGTATTCATACTTATGGGAATAAAATCACAGGTGTAGCTTTATTCATGTTTCCAATGTTAATTCCATATGCCAATACAAATGTGTTAATATATATAATCTGTGTTATGGCAAGTATATCCGCAATTGAAGAATTAATTATTCAGCTCACATCAAGTGAGCTGAAAGTAAATAGGAAAAGTATATTTATAAAATAA
- a CDS encoding IS91 family transposase — protein MQGVIKQIFVDNWEKFSEIYKGKIRANISREVDKMINCKSLDNGFIEFKCENCGHIKRVGFSCKSRFCTSCGKKKSEEWSDEMVARLINSKHRHMVFTIPQELRIYFARDRKLLSLLPKCSAKAIMSWFRDLNKKECFTPGIISVIHTFGRDLKWNPHVHLIVTEGGAGEITIWRNTKHINYTALRKRWQKILLDEIGINLKSGKKEFKKLKNKLYKRLENGFYVYGKGEIKTAKQAGKYVGRYTARPAIAESRIIKYDGKKVTFRYERHEDGEEVVEEIDVIDFIGRVIRHIPEKNFKMIRYYGIYAKNTRHKNKFFKLVNEKVAEFKRKINNWQTRILLTFGVNPLKCEKCGTQMKFHDIYYKNVSVREKFKEKIIGENKIKIEEIMYNYGVIKGIIRDKIEPLYV, from the coding sequence ATGCAAGGTGTTATAAAACAAATATTTGTGGATAATTGGGAAAAATTCAGTGAGATATATAAAGGGAAAATTAGAGCTAACATAAGTAGAGAAGTTGATAAGATGATTAATTGTAAATCCTTAGATAATGGATTTATTGAGTTTAAGTGTGAAAATTGTGGTCATATAAAAAGAGTTGGATTTAGCTGTAAAAGTAGATTTTGTACCTCATGTGGTAAGAAAAAATCTGAAGAATGGTCTGATGAAATGGTGGCAAGACTTATTAACTCAAAGCATAGACATATGGTATTTACAATTCCACAGGAACTTAGAATATATTTTGCTAGGGATAGAAAACTATTATCATTATTACCTAAATGTTCAGCAAAAGCAATTATGAGCTGGTTTAGAGATTTAAATAAAAAAGAATGTTTTACACCAGGAATAATCTCAGTAATTCATACTTTTGGAAGAGACTTAAAATGGAATCCACATGTTCACTTAATTGTCACCGAAGGTGGTGCTGGAGAAATTACAATTTGGAGGAATACAAAACATATAAATTATACAGCACTAAGGAAAAGATGGCAAAAAATATTGTTAGACGAAATAGGAATTAATCTTAAAAGTGGAAAAAAAGAATTTAAAAAATTAAAAAATAAGCTATATAAAAGGTTAGAGAATGGATTTTATGTATATGGAAAAGGTGAAATAAAAACAGCAAAGCAAGCAGGAAAGTATGTTGGAAGATATACAGCAAGACCAGCTATCGCTGAATCAAGAATAATAAAGTATGATGGTAAAAAAGTAACTTTTCGTTATGAAAGACATGAAGATGGTGAAGAAGTTGTAGAGGAAATAGATGTTATTGATTTTATAGGTAGAGTAATAAGACACATACCAGAAAAGAATTTTAAGATGATAAGATATTATGGAATATATGCTAAAAACACAAGACATAAAAATAAATTTTTTAAGTTGGTAAATGAAAAAGTTGCTGAGTTCAAAAGAAAAATTAATAATTGGCAAACAAGAATACTTCTTACATTTGGAGTGAATCCATTAAAATGTGAAAAGTGTGGAACACAGATGAAATTTCATGATATATACTATAAAAATGTAAGTGTAAGAGAAAAATTTAAAGAGAAAATAATAGGTGAAAACAAAATAAAAATTGAAGAGATAATGTACAATTATGGTGTGATTAAGGGAATAATTCGTGATAAAATAGAGCCATTATATGTATAA